In a single window of the Prochlorococcus marinus XMU1412 genome:
- the plsX gene encoding phosphate acyltransferase PlsX, with amino-acid sequence MGKKTAQKINKSRAIRRLVIWYKRNSAVTSIVDTAASSAATASNVAGNMVSGAGSVVTTASNVAGNVAGNVAGNVVSSAESVVNTASSVVSNASSIAKNTLQPFVFDPLKRLQNNDNILDRVEESQSKRIWIAVDGMGGDYAPGPILEGCLEAISRFPINIKFVGKIEKVKDAAEKTGLSELLENEIDNNRLELIDSGEPIGMNEEATAVRKKKNASINVAMDLVRNNKAEAVYSAGNSGAMMASAIFRIGRLKGIERPAIGALFPTRDQTRPVLVLDVGANTDCKPSYLHQFALLGNIYAKDVLQVQKPKIGLLNIGEEECKGNDLSLKTFELLSSEKSFDFGGNCEGRDVLSGSFDVVVCDGFTGNILLKFLESVGGVLLDILRSELPRGRRGKVGSAFLKSNLLRIKKRLDHAEHGGALLLGVNGICVIGHGSSKSLSVVSALRLAHSAVNHGVMDNLNQLQKLQVLNS; translated from the coding sequence ATGGGAAAAAAAACAGCACAAAAAATTAATAAGTCCAGAGCTATTAGAAGATTAGTTATTTGGTACAAAAGAAATTCGGCTGTGACTTCTATAGTTGATACTGCTGCAAGTTCTGCGGCCACGGCTAGTAATGTTGCGGGTAATATGGTCTCTGGTGCTGGATCAGTAGTAACAACAGCTAGTAATGTTGCAGGTAATGTTGCAGGTAATGTTGCAGGTAATGTAGTTTCAAGTGCTGAATCTGTTGTTAATACTGCTAGTAGTGTAGTTTCAAATGCTAGTTCAATAGCTAAAAATACACTACAGCCATTTGTTTTTGACCCATTAAAAAGATTACAAAATAACGATAATATTTTAGATAGGGTGGAGGAATCTCAATCTAAAAGAATTTGGATCGCAGTTGATGGTATGGGTGGAGATTATGCTCCTGGTCCAATTCTTGAGGGTTGCCTAGAAGCAATAAGTAGATTTCCAATAAATATAAAGTTTGTCGGCAAAATTGAAAAAGTTAAAGATGCAGCAGAAAAAACTGGTTTATCAGAATTATTAGAAAATGAAATAGATAATAATCGTCTTGAATTAATTGATAGTGGAGAACCTATTGGGATGAATGAAGAAGCTACTGCAGTTAGAAAAAAGAAAAATGCAAGTATAAATGTTGCAATGGATTTAGTAAGAAATAATAAAGCTGAAGCTGTCTACTCAGCGGGTAATTCAGGCGCCATGATGGCTTCTGCCATATTTAGAATTGGGAGATTGAAAGGGATTGAGAGACCAGCTATAGGAGCATTGTTTCCAACAAGGGATCAAACTCGCCCGGTATTAGTTTTAGATGTCGGTGCAAATACTGATTGTAAGCCATCTTATCTGCATCAATTTGCTCTTCTAGGTAATATTTATGCAAAAGACGTCCTACAAGTTCAAAAACCAAAAATTGGCCTTTTAAATATTGGAGAAGAAGAATGTAAAGGTAATGATTTATCCTTAAAAACATTTGAATTATTATCTTCTGAAAAAAGTTTTGATTTTGGAGGTAATTGTGAAGGGCGAGATGTATTATCAGGTAGTTTCGACGTAGTAGTCTGTGATGGATTTACTGGAAATATATTATTGAAATTTCTTGAATCTGTGGGAGGAGTTTTATTAGATATTTTGAGATCTGAACTGCCACGTGGCAGGCGGGGGAAAGTTGGTTCAGCTTTTTTAAAAAGTAATCTACTCAGAATTAAGAAAAGGTTAGATCATGCTGAACATGGAGGAGCTTTATTACTAGGGGTGAATGGTATTTGCGTTATTGGTCATGGAAGTAGCAAATCTTTATCAGTAGTTAGTGCTCTTCGCTTGGCTCACTCTGCAGTGAATCATGGCGTTATGGACAATTTAAATCAACTGCAAAAGCTTCAAGTTTTAAATTCATAA
- a CDS encoding beta-ketoacyl-ACP synthase III produces MEGINFNQIGVSFKGSGSYVPDQILTNQKISQKVDTNNEWIQSRTGISERRISSVEDNVTEMGYKAALTAIEMANWDIKTIDLIVLATSTPHDLFGSAPSIQAKLGAANAVAFDLTAACSGFLFALITASQYLKGGSFKRAIVIGADQLSSFVDWNDRRSCILFGDGAGALAIEATNEFDNFIGFDMRTDGGRGSFLNLPSKKNKDSIVDEIDFLSGGFSPIQMNGQEVYKFAVKEVPLILEKLFKKMKYNSDQVDWLLLHQANQRILDSVGERLKIPREKILSNLEKYGNTSAATIPLMMDEAVRDYRIKQNDIIATSGFGAGLSWGAALIKWG; encoded by the coding sequence TTGGAAGGAATAAATTTTAATCAGATTGGAGTGTCATTCAAGGGAAGTGGAAGTTATGTACCTGATCAAATCCTAACCAATCAAAAAATTAGTCAAAAAGTTGATACAAACAATGAATGGATACAATCTAGAACTGGCATTTCTGAGAGAAGAATCTCTAGCGTAGAAGATAATGTTACTGAGATGGGTTATAAGGCTGCTTTAACTGCTATAGAAATGGCTAATTGGGATATTAAAACGATTGATTTGATTGTTTTAGCTACTTCTACTCCGCATGATTTATTTGGATCAGCCCCATCTATTCAAGCTAAATTAGGGGCAGCTAATGCTGTAGCTTTCGATTTAACTGCAGCTTGTAGTGGTTTTTTATTTGCCTTAATAACAGCCTCACAATATTTAAAAGGGGGTAGTTTTAAAAGGGCTATTGTTATTGGAGCAGATCAATTATCAAGTTTTGTTGATTGGAACGATAGAAGAAGTTGTATTCTCTTTGGAGATGGTGCCGGTGCATTAGCAATTGAAGCCACAAATGAATTTGATAATTTTATAGGTTTTGATATGAGAACCGATGGGGGAAGGGGTTCTTTTCTTAATCTTCCATCAAAAAAGAATAAGGATTCAATAGTTGATGAAATTGACTTTTTAAGTGGAGGTTTTTCTCCAATTCAGATGAATGGTCAAGAAGTTTATAAATTCGCAGTTAAAGAAGTTCCCCTAATTCTTGAAAAGTTGTTTAAGAAAATGAAATATAATTCTGATCAAGTTGATTGGCTCTTACTGCATCAAGCTAATCAAAGAATATTGGATTCTGTAGGAGAAAGGTTAAAAATTCCCAGAGAAAAGATTCTTAGTAATTTAGAAAAATATGGCAATACGTCAGCAGCAACAATTCCACTAATGATGGATGAGGCTGTAAGAGATTATAGAATTAAACAAAATGATATTATTGCTACAAGTGGTTTCGGTGCTGGGTTAAGTTGGGGTGCAGCCCTAATTAAATGGGGTTAA
- the fabD gene encoding ACP S-malonyltransferase: protein MTVAWVFPGQGSQKIGMAKQIENLPSTKERFSYASEIFERNLFEICELNSDPTNPLSDLNNTRNTQICLFLVESILLDALKENGFKPTYVAGHSLGEITALYCADVFSFEDCVSLIKVRSQLMVDAGQGSMAAVIGFDRNELDLLVKKSEDVVIANDNSSSQVVLSGSNEELDNLSKEIPCKRFLKLNVSGAFHSPFMDEPAVKFSEYLKQIKFKSPSFPVISNYEPSLCDDPNELKTRLENQMCNGVRWRETMDLMAKDNDLHFVEVGPSNVLSGLAKRHMKDLKISQVSSSNHITY from the coding sequence ATGACAGTTGCATGGGTTTTCCCTGGACAGGGTTCGCAAAAAATTGGAATGGCAAAACAAATTGAAAATTTGCCGAGCACAAAAGAGAGGTTTAGTTATGCTTCTGAGATATTTGAGAGAAATTTATTTGAAATTTGCGAGTTAAATTCTGATCCAACAAATCCTCTAAGTGATTTGAATAATACGAGAAATACACAAATCTGTCTTTTTTTGGTTGAATCAATTTTATTAGATGCCTTAAAAGAAAATGGTTTTAAACCAACTTATGTTGCTGGGCATAGTTTGGGAGAAATAACTGCATTATATTGTGCGGATGTTTTTTCATTCGAAGACTGCGTATCACTAATAAAAGTAAGATCTCAATTAATGGTAGATGCTGGGCAAGGATCTATGGCAGCAGTAATTGGTTTTGATAGAAATGAACTTGATTTATTAGTCAAAAAAAGTGAAGATGTTGTCATTGCAAACGATAATAGCTCGTCCCAAGTTGTCTTATCAGGATCTAATGAAGAGTTAGACAATTTATCGAAAGAAATTCCTTGTAAAAGATTCCTAAAATTAAATGTTTCAGGTGCATTCCATTCACCATTCATGGATGAGCCTGCAGTTAAATTTTCTGAATATTTAAAACAGATTAAGTTTAAAAGTCCTTCTTTCCCAGTAATAAGTAATTATGAACCTTCATTATGTGACGATCCTAATGAGCTTAAAACTAGATTGGAAAATCAAATGTGTAATGGCGTAAGGTGGCGAGAAACTATGGATTTAATGGCAAAAGATAATGATCTTCATTTTGTTGAAGTTGGCCCATCAAATGTGCTTAGCGGTTTAGCAAAAAGACATATGAAAGATTTAAAAATTTCTCAAGTTTCATCTTCTAATCACATAACTTATTAA
- a CDS encoding lysophospholipid acyltransferase family protein: protein MTNDVFQKLIYQLVSKLFVLPIYRFFFRGHLIGRENIPQKNSFIMVSNHGSLLDPPLLGHALGRNISFMAKAELFKIPFLGFIIKACGAYPVKRGIVDKNTIKTACTKLSNDNCIGIFIDGTRQKNGRVNKPKHGAALLAFKNQKLLLPVAIVNSHKLIRFKFFIPLFSKIVIKVGTPVQPPQSSSRDDLNSVTMYLQDKINNLIG, encoded by the coding sequence ATGACAAATGATGTTTTTCAAAAATTAATCTATCAATTAGTTAGCAAACTTTTTGTATTGCCAATTTATAGATTTTTTTTTAGAGGTCATTTAATAGGTAGAGAGAATATTCCGCAAAAAAATTCTTTTATAATGGTTTCTAATCATGGTTCTTTGCTTGACCCTCCTTTGTTAGGTCATGCTCTTGGACGTAATATATCTTTCATGGCCAAGGCAGAGCTATTTAAAATACCTTTTCTTGGGTTTATTATTAAAGCTTGTGGAGCTTATCCTGTAAAAAGAGGAATTGTTGATAAAAATACCATTAAAACAGCATGTACAAAATTATCAAATGATAATTGCATTGGAATATTTATTGATGGTACGCGTCAAAAAAATGGTCGAGTGAATAAGCCCAAACACGGTGCAGCATTATTAGCCTTTAAAAATCAAAAATTATTATTGCCTGTCGCAATAGTTAATTCTCATAAACTAATAAGATTTAAATTCTTTATTCCTTTGTTTTCAAAAATAGTTATTAAAGTCGGAACACCTGTTCAACCTCCTCAGAGTTCATCAAGAGATGATCTGAATTCTGTAACAATGTATCTTCAAGATAAAATTAATAATTTGATTGGATGA
- a CDS encoding molecular chaperone has product MTNKLKQRENYPTLVIHSTDNSFGFGYRKNNTLESDELFIKKFDNDLCNNLINDLNKFISKENLQKINKLSVSIGPANFNASRLIVVLARTISQQINCPLDSFSSFEIMAKRIASKNNIFTNKKSFWIYKKLKRKGLIAGKYEICYEEKNSSDLFIRETVLPKVVKELGSKELTFEANYDDKEDLKELLNLANKNLLNSNLNSWRKVLPLYPISPIN; this is encoded by the coding sequence ATGACAAATAAATTAAAACAAAGAGAAAATTACCCTACATTAGTGATTCATAGCACAGACAATTCTTTTGGCTTCGGGTATAGAAAAAACAATACTCTTGAATCTGATGAATTATTTATCAAAAAATTTGATAATGACCTTTGCAACAATTTAATTAATGATCTTAACAAATTCATTTCCAAAGAAAATTTACAAAAAATAAATAAGTTATCTGTCAGCATAGGGCCAGCAAATTTTAATGCTTCACGACTTATTGTAGTTTTAGCAAGAACTATCTCACAACAAATAAATTGTCCTCTAGACAGTTTTAGTTCATTTGAAATAATGGCAAAAAGAATTGCATCAAAAAATAATATCTTTACAAACAAAAAATCATTCTGGATTTACAAAAAATTAAAACGAAAAGGTTTAATTGCAGGTAAATATGAAATTTGTTATGAAGAAAAAAATTCCTCGGATCTATTCATTCGAGAAACAGTTTTACCAAAAGTTGTCAAAGAACTTGGGAGTAAAGAACTTACTTTTGAGGCTAATTATGATGATAAAGAAGATTTAAAAGAACTATTAAACTTAGCAAATAAAAATTTATTAAATTCAAATTTAAATTCTTGGAGAAAAGTTTTGCCTCTTTACCCTATTTCTCCAATTAACTAA
- a CDS encoding Ycf34 family protein produces MCICINCKWVDRCITYHDVENNHGVDHICDLPDFKAKKPFIHVNIVKDNNGDYKTDWDVQSCESFENEFGKWSKCNPGMELPV; encoded by the coding sequence ATGTGCATTTGCATCAACTGTAAGTGGGTTGATAGATGTATCACATATCATGATGTTGAGAATAATCATGGTGTTGATCATATTTGTGATCTTCCTGATTTTAAAGCAAAAAAACCATTCATTCATGTCAATATAGTTAAAGACAATAATGGTGATTATAAAACTGATTGGGATGTTCAATCTTGTGAAAGTTTTGAAAATGAATTTGGTAAATGGTCTAAATGTAATCCAGGCATGGAATTACCTGTTTAA
- a CDS encoding CCA tRNA nucleotidyltransferase, which yields MKSSIHTDHTLIIDELETSIKFHNLDLILGLLPKGSYLVGGYIRDIILGRKTEKADVDIVVPLNAIEIGKKIADNIGSKFIILDEKREVIRIILKHIYIDIANQVSSTIEEDLYSRDFSINSIAFLFDKKCLVDPLNGLKDLEISLLRTNSEKNLLNDPLRILRCFRFVSELNFKIDLDLITFIKKNKGKLNLVAKERINYEIQKIVQGENALNAILFIKKLNIFSTDNLSEDSFFLDLEKINYSELNREEREKFLPSFFIAQILDVVSLEKLKFSKSEIAKTKLLRKWHFLLEKKNISQLTESDRFALHKELEMFLPAFIFYLPQNFRLDWLHRWRDNNDKLFHPSNLLNGEVIKKNLKIKDGPILGELLRYLSKELAYKRLNNFDEAIYKAKRWIEQNAPKCD from the coding sequence ATGAAAAGTAGCATTCACACAGATCATACACTAATAATTGATGAATTAGAAACAAGTATAAAATTTCATAATTTGGATTTAATATTAGGTTTGTTACCTAAAGGATCATATTTGGTTGGTGGTTATATAAGAGATATTATTTTGGGCAGAAAAACTGAAAAGGCAGATGTTGATATTGTGGTACCTTTAAATGCAATTGAAATTGGGAAAAAGATTGCAGATAATATTGGATCAAAATTTATAATTTTAGATGAAAAAAGAGAAGTAATAAGAATTATTCTTAAGCATATTTATATTGATATTGCTAATCAAGTTTCATCCACGATAGAAGAAGATTTATATTCTAGAGACTTTTCGATTAATTCAATTGCTTTTTTATTTGATAAGAAGTGTTTGGTTGATCCATTAAATGGTCTTAAAGATCTAGAGATTTCTTTGCTTAGAACTAATTCTGAAAAAAATTTACTAAATGATCCTTTACGCATATTAAGATGTTTTCGATTTGTTTCAGAATTGAATTTTAAAATTGATCTTGATTTAATTACCTTTATTAAAAAAAATAAAGGGAAATTAAATCTTGTTGCTAAAGAGAGGATTAATTATGAAATACAGAAAATAGTTCAAGGAGAAAATGCTCTTAATGCAATATTGTTTATAAAAAAATTAAATATATTTAGTACTGATAATTTATCTGAAGATTCTTTTTTTTTGGATTTAGAGAAAATTAATTATTCAGAACTTAATCGAGAAGAAAGAGAAAAATTTCTACCATCATTTTTTATTGCTCAAATTTTAGATGTTGTATCCTTAGAAAAACTTAAATTTAGTAAATCTGAAATAGCAAAAACTAAGTTATTACGAAAATGGCATTTTTTGTTGGAGAAAAAAAATATATCTCAATTAACTGAATCAGATAGATTTGCTTTACATAAAGAATTAGAGATGTTTCTTCCAGCTTTTATTTTTTATTTGCCTCAAAACTTTCGATTAGATTGGCTTCATAGATGGCGAGACAATAATGACAAATTATTTCATCCTTCAAACTTACTTAATGGTGAGGTAATCAAAAAAAATTTAAAAATAAAGGATGGGCCTATCTTAGGAGAGCTGTTACGCTATCTTTCAAAGGAACTTGCATATAAGAGATTAAATAATTTTGATGAAGCTATTTATAAAGCAAAGCGATGGATTGAACAAAATGCACCAAAATGTGATTAA
- a CDS encoding RNA recognition motif domain-containing protein: protein MSIRIYIGNLPQGFNPKEFDTLLKSVSDSIRFKAVLDKETKECRGFGFATANNDDNANLLIQKLNGFEFNGSKLRVELSEKKDSASNKRNGGKLNKNKKRKDFKKIVHSDAPNLEAPDPRWAGELSKLKDLLANQKTPA from the coding sequence ATGAGCATTCGCATTTACATTGGCAATTTACCACAAGGATTTAATCCAAAAGAATTTGATACACTTTTAAAGTCAGTTTCTGATTCGATTAGATTTAAAGCAGTACTAGATAAGGAAACTAAAGAATGCAGGGGGTTTGGTTTCGCGACAGCTAATAATGACGATAATGCTAATTTATTAATTCAAAAGTTAAACGGTTTTGAATTTAATGGTTCTAAATTACGAGTTGAGCTATCCGAAAAGAAAGATTCTGCTTCAAATAAAAGAAATGGTGGAAAATTAAACAAAAATAAGAAGAGGAAAGACTTTAAGAAAATTGTTCATAGTGATGCTCCTAACCTAGAAGCACCTGATCCCAGATGGGCTGGAGAATTATCTAAATTGAAAGATTTGTTGGCTAATCAGAAGACGCCTGCTTAG
- a CDS encoding phytoene synthase: MKNSISQLDQAYEICRKETQQWAKTFYLGTLLLPQEKRKAIWAIYVWCRRTDEIMDSVEASTKSQDELSDNLDEWEENTKNVFKGNIKSELDSVLLDTIEKYPQSIQPYLDMIDGQRMDLNKFRYKDFDELKLYCYRVAGTVGLMTQNVMGIDSAYTSAPWSAMPDPSEAAIALGIANQLTNILRDVGEDRHRGRIYLPQADIEKFNYSEEELLKGKINKQWKALMNFQLTRAREWFQKSEDGIKWLSSDARWPVWTSLRLYRGILDSIERLDYDVFNNRAFVKNSVKALEIPISFLISRIK, encoded by the coding sequence TTGAAAAATTCAATTTCTCAACTAGATCAAGCATACGAGATATGCCGAAAAGAAACTCAACAATGGGCTAAAACCTTTTACTTGGGTACTCTTCTATTACCTCAAGAAAAGAGAAAAGCTATTTGGGCTATTTACGTATGGTGTAGAAGAACAGATGAAATAATGGATAGCGTAGAAGCCTCAACTAAATCACAAGATGAGCTTTCAGATAATCTAGATGAATGGGAAGAAAATACTAAAAATGTATTTAAAGGGAATATTAAATCTGAATTAGACTCAGTTCTATTAGATACGATCGAGAAATATCCACAAAGTATTCAACCTTATCTAGATATGATAGATGGCCAGAGAATGGACCTGAATAAATTTAGATACAAAGATTTTGATGAATTAAAACTCTATTGTTATAGAGTTGCGGGGACTGTTGGTTTAATGACTCAAAATGTGATGGGGATTGATAGTGCTTATACATCAGCCCCATGGAGTGCCATGCCTGACCCCTCTGAAGCAGCTATAGCGCTTGGAATTGCAAATCAATTAACCAATATATTAAGAGATGTGGGAGAAGATAGACACAGAGGAAGAATTTATCTCCCTCAAGCGGATATTGAAAAATTTAATTATTCTGAAGAAGAACTTTTAAAAGGAAAAATAAACAAGCAGTGGAAAGCACTGATGAACTTTCAATTAACAAGAGCTCGTGAATGGTTCCAAAAGTCTGAGGATGGTATTAAGTGGCTATCTTCTGACGCAAGATGGCCTGTGTGGACATCTTTACGTCTTTACAGAGGAATATTAGATTCTATTGAAAGATTAGATTATGATGTTTTTAATAATAGAGCTTTTGTAAAAAATTCAGTAAAAGCTCTTGAGATTCCAATATCTTTTTTAATTTCTAGAATTAAGTAA
- the pds gene encoding 15-cis-phytoene desaturase: MRVVIAGAGLAGLSCAKYLVDNGHIPIVLEARDVLGGKVAAWKDEDGDWYETGLHIFFGAYPNMLQLFKELDIEDRLQWKSHSMIFNQPSEPGTYSRFDFPDIPAPVNGVSAILSNNDMLSWNEKILFGLGLVPAMLRGQKYLDKCDTKSWTDWLKEHNIPERVNDEVFIAMSKALNFIGPDEISSTVLLTALNRFLQEKNGSKMAFLDGAPPERLCQPMVDYITARGGEVHMNSPLRQINLNEDSTVKSFTVASLDKNEKEELTADAYVSAMPVDLFKLMIPKQWKGLDAFSKLDGLNGVPVINIHLWFDKKLTDIDHLLFSRSPLLSVYADMSITCKEYEDPNRSMLELVFAPAKDWINRSDQDIVDATMEELKKLFPTHFMGDDKTKLRKYKVVKTPRSVYKAIPGCQEFRPSQKSPIKNFFLAGDYTMQKYLASMEGAVLSGKLCAESINKEYSKTSQNVSS, from the coding sequence ATGCGTGTTGTAATTGCTGGTGCCGGTTTAGCAGGTTTATCATGTGCTAAATATTTAGTCGATAATGGACACATACCGATTGTACTCGAAGCTAGGGATGTTTTAGGTGGGAAAGTTGCCGCATGGAAAGACGAAGATGGGGATTGGTATGAAACTGGGTTACATATATTTTTTGGAGCCTACCCAAATATGTTGCAACTTTTTAAGGAACTAGATATTGAAGATAGACTCCAATGGAAAAGTCATTCAATGATCTTTAATCAGCCATCAGAGCCTGGAACTTACAGTAGATTCGACTTTCCCGATATACCTGCTCCCGTTAATGGAGTTTCAGCAATATTAAGCAATAATGATATGCTTTCTTGGAATGAAAAGATTCTATTTGGATTAGGTTTAGTGCCTGCAATGTTGAGAGGCCAAAAGTACTTAGATAAATGTGATACAAAATCATGGACCGATTGGCTAAAAGAGCACAATATACCGGAAAGGGTTAATGATGAAGTTTTTATAGCGATGAGTAAAGCTCTTAATTTCATTGGGCCTGATGAAATATCATCTACAGTTTTATTAACAGCATTAAACAGATTTTTACAAGAAAAAAATGGTTCTAAAATGGCATTCCTCGACGGAGCTCCTCCAGAAAGACTTTGTCAGCCAATGGTTGATTATATTACTGCTCGTGGTGGAGAAGTTCACATGAATAGTCCATTAAGACAAATCAACCTTAATGAGGACAGTACAGTAAAAAGTTTTACTGTTGCCTCTTTAGATAAAAACGAAAAGGAAGAGCTAACGGCGGATGCTTATGTAAGTGCAATGCCTGTAGATCTCTTTAAATTAATGATCCCTAAACAATGGAAAGGGTTAGATGCATTTTCTAAATTAGATGGTTTAAATGGTGTGCCAGTCATTAATATCCATTTATGGTTTGACAAAAAATTAACGGATATCGACCATCTACTATTTAGCAGATCACCACTTCTCAGTGTTTACGCAGATATGAGTATTACATGTAAAGAATACGAAGATCCAAATAGATCAATGCTTGAATTAGTTTTCGCACCGGCAAAAGATTGGATAAATAGAAGTGATCAAGACATCGTTGATGCAACTATGGAAGAATTGAAGAAATTATTCCCAACACATTTCATGGGTGACGATAAGACAAAATTAAGAAAATATAAAGTAGTTAAAACACCAAGATCTGTTTATAAGGCAATTCCGGGATGTCAAGAGTTCAGACCTAGTCAAAAATCCCCCATAAAAAACTTTTTTTTAGCTGGTGATTATACAATGCAAAAATATTTAGCATCTATGGAAGGAGCTGTTTTAAGTGGCAAATTATGCGCGGAATCAATTAATAAGGAATATTCCAAAACCTCTCAAAATGTTTCTTCATAA
- the ndhM gene encoding NAD(P)H-quinone oxidoreductase subunit M, with the protein MEKMLLKSTTRHVRIFTAEVVDEELKFHPNKLTLDLDPDNEFIWNKDSLNKINEKFNELIKGRAGKDLDDYELRKIGSEIEGLIKFLLQDGQLSYNPDCRVMNYSMGLPKTNEVL; encoded by the coding sequence ATGGAAAAAATGCTTTTAAAATCGACTACTAGACATGTAAGAATTTTCACTGCCGAAGTGGTAGATGAAGAATTAAAGTTTCATCCCAATAAACTAACTCTTGATTTAGATCCTGATAATGAATTTATTTGGAATAAAGATTCTCTAAACAAAATAAATGAAAAATTCAATGAATTAATAAAAGGGAGAGCAGGAAAGGATTTAGATGATTATGAACTTCGAAAAATAGGATCAGAAATCGAGGGTTTAATTAAATTTTTGCTTCAAGATGGTCAGTTAAGTTATAACCCTGATTGTAGAGTAATGAATTATTCAATGGGTTTACCAAAGACAAATGAAGTGCTGTGA
- a CDS encoding DUF3172 domain-containing protein: MNRSSSNRRPRRGSNRSYYPPNPRDMDSYGQRNNRLPASSEQKINFSTGTIAVLAGVLILGVGIGSAITSTTDGGQGNIASQQQLDMAVPDPEFCRQWGASAFVIDVEMYTTLNPSTSFVTQPALQPGCVIRRENWTVLQKQGAISNEDVRECKQRMNTFAYIGSIRDKPIVKCVYQTDVNENKFIIKGDGQAEDGGVGINKEAIQF, from the coding sequence GTGAATAGATCATCCTCAAATAGAAGGCCAAGGAGAGGCTCAAATAGAAGTTATTATCCTCCTAATCCAAGGGACATGGATTCGTATGGTCAAAGAAACAATAGATTGCCTGCTTCTTCTGAACAAAAGATCAACTTTAGTACAGGAACCATTGCCGTACTTGCTGGAGTACTAATTTTAGGAGTTGGTATTGGAAGCGCTATTACCAGTACAACGGATGGCGGTCAGGGAAATATAGCAAGTCAACAACAATTAGATATGGCTGTTCCAGACCCTGAATTTTGCAGACAATGGGGAGCTAGTGCTTTTGTAATTGATGTTGAAATGTATACGACTCTAAATCCATCTACGAGTTTTGTAACGCAACCAGCTCTTCAGCCAGGGTGTGTGATTAGAAGAGAGAATTGGACAGTGTTACAGAAACAGGGCGCAATTAGTAATGAAGATGTAAGAGAATGTAAGCAAAGGATGAATACTTTTGCTTATATTGGTTCTATAAGAGATAAGCCAATAGTTAAGTGCGTTTATCAGACTGATGTAAATGAAAATAAATTTATAATAAAAGGCGATGGACAAGCCGAAGATGGAGGGGTAGGTATTAATAAAGAAGCAATTCAGTTTTGA